GTGCAGCGCCTGCACGCAAATCGGAAGCAACAACGGTCGCTGCAGTCAATGGCGTCGGCCCAGTAACGACAGCAGCACGTCCTTCGACACGTCCAACCGCATTCATGCGGCGCAGCTCATCGATATGCTTGAAGCGTGCCGAATAAATGGTATCGGTGATCATCGAAGATCCGTGTGCTTGTGTCATCAAGACCGAGAACGGCTGCTGCAAATCGGTCGCAAACCCTGGATACACCAAAGTTTTCACATCGATTGGCTGCAAGTTTTCGGTTTTCGGAATGTGGATCGATTCCTCGTCTTCTTGTACTTCGACGCCCATTTCACGGAGCTTCGCAGTTAATGCTTCCATATGGAAAGGAATAACGTTATCAATCGTTACCCCGTCACCAGCAGCTGCCGCCATAATCATGAAAGTCCCGGCTTCGATGCGGTCTGGAATGATGGTGTGATTGGTACCATGAAGTTCATCGACACCTTCGATACGGATGACATTGGTACCGGCACCTTTGATTTTCGCGCCCATATTGGTGAGAAGCGTCGCGACATCGATGATTTCCGGCTCTTTCGCCGCGTTTTCAATCACCGTCTGCCCTTTCGCCCGAACCGCTGCAAGCATGATATTAATCGTTGCGCCTACGCTAACAACATCTAGATAAATCTTTGCGCCGCGGAGTTCATCAGCACGCAAATAAATCGCACCGTGCTCGTTGGTTACTTTTGCACCTAGCGCTTCGAAACCTTTAAT
This is a stretch of genomic DNA from Planococcus maritimus. It encodes these proteins:
- a CDS encoding UDP-N-acetylglucosamine 1-carboxyvinyltransferase, coding for MDVYKITGGKRLSGTIKVNGAKNSAVALIPASILANSPVSIEGLPEISDVWTLKNILEEIGGSVTFEDGVMQIDPTEMVDMPLPNGNVKKLRASYYMMGAMLGRFKHAAIGLPGGCFLGPRPIDQHIKGFEALGAKVTNEHGAIYLRADELRGAKIYLDVVSVGATINIMLAAVRAKGQTVIENAAKEPEIIDVATLLTNMGAKIKGAGTNVIRIEGVDELHGTNHTIIPDRIEAGTFMIMAAAAGDGVTIDNVIPFHMEALTAKLREMGVEVQEDEESIHIPKTENLQPIDVKTLVYPGFATDLQQPFSVLMTQAHGSSMITDTIYSARFKHIDELRRMNAVGRVEGRAAVVTGPTPLTAATVVASDLRAGAALVIAGLLAEGETEVREIYHIERGYSNIIEKLRGLGADIRRETIDPVASGKSSDLSSDVN